Proteins encoded in a region of the Zea mays cultivar B73 chromosome 2, Zm-B73-REFERENCE-NAM-5.0, whole genome shotgun sequence genome:
- the LOC103648003 gene encoding probable WRKY transcription factor 45, whose protein sequence is MENYHMLFGTTATHAQPSSAAGTPSSYNFIATSSASGLRRDHDRGQHSGHVHAAGGSSSPSSFFVAERLSHNDDSSKDGGGGPGPAAAGSGEKEAEADDRPAAARRKGEKKERRPRFAFQTRSQVDILDDGYRWRKYGQKAVKNNNFPRSYYRCTHQGCNVKKQVQRLSRDEGVVVTTYEGTHTHPIEKSNDNFEHILTQMQIYSGMGSTFSRSSHDMFH, encoded by the exons ATGGAGAATTATCACATGCTCTTTGGGACGACGGCGACGCATGCGCAGCCCTCTTCAGCTGCCGGCACCCCCAGCTCCTACAACTTCATTGCCACCAGCAGCGCTAGCGGCTTGCGGCGCGACCACGACCGAGGCCAGCACAGCGGGCACGTGCACGCCGCCGGCGGATCCTCGTCGCCGTCCTCCTTCTTCGTCGCGGAGCGGCTGTCCCACAACGACGACTCCAGCAAGGACGGTGGTGGCGGTCCAGGTCCAGCCGCAGCTGGCAGTGGAGAGAAGGAGGCCGAGGCGGACGACAGGCCGGCGGCGGCCAGGAGGAAAGGGGAAAAGAAGGAGCGCCGCCCGCGGTTCGCCTTCCAGACGCGCAGCCAGGTCGACATCCTCGACGACGGCTACCGCTGGAGGAAGTACGGCCAGAAGGCCGTCAAGAACAACAACTTCCCACG AAGCTACTACAGATGCACACACCAAGGGTGCAACGTGAAGAAGCAGGTGCAGCGGCTGTCAAGGGACGAGGGCGTGGTGGTGACCACATACGAGGGCACCCATACACACCCCATCGAGAAGTCTAATGACAACTTCGAGCACATTCTCACCCAGATGCAGATCTACTCCGGCATGGGATCAACCTTCAGCAGGAGTAGCCACGACATGTTTCACTGA